The following are from one region of the Acidobacteriota bacterium genome:
- a CDS encoding c-type cytochrome: protein MRRNRLVGLLVLVAAMLVIAAAISAVRRGFSARDQPSALESYVARTARKLAVPSKAMREKNPFPPSPELVTEARAHFADHCAICHANNGSGNTEIGRNLYPKAPDMRLPQTQNLTDGELYYTIHNGIRLTGMPAWGTEEKDDASWKLVHFIRHLPQLTPAEEREMEALNPKGPGEKQEEMQEEQFLNQGPPRNQAPKASTHQNH, encoded by the coding sequence ATGCGAAGAAATCGACTTGTGGGGCTGTTGGTGCTCGTCGCCGCGATGCTGGTAATTGCGGCAGCGATATCTGCGGTGCGCCGCGGTTTCAGCGCCCGTGACCAGCCTTCGGCGCTGGAGAGCTACGTTGCCCGCACCGCGCGGAAGCTGGCTGTTCCGTCGAAGGCCATGAGAGAGAAAAATCCGTTCCCGCCGTCCCCGGAGTTAGTGACCGAAGCGAGAGCACATTTCGCCGATCACTGTGCCATCTGCCACGCCAATAACGGGAGCGGGAATACCGAGATCGGACGGAATTTGTATCCGAAGGCTCCTGACATGCGGTTGCCGCAGACGCAGAACCTGACCGATGGAGAGCTCTACTACACCATTCACAACGGTATCCGGCTCACCGGAATGCCGGCCTGGGGCACGGAAGAGAAAGACGACGCCAGCTGGAAGCTGGTGCATTTCATACGGCATCTGCCTCAGCTCACGCCAGCGGAGGAACGTGAAATGGAAGCGCTCAATCCGAAGGGTCCAGGAGAGAAACAGGAGGAAATGCAAGAAGAGCAGTTTTTGAATCAAGGCCCGCCCCGCAACCAGGCACCCAAAGCATCAACGCACCAAAATCATTGA
- a CDS encoding TolC family protein, translating to MNRYFSRTSRSLVFGTLLAAVTFGFGQDQSMPNMPMPNATVASPPQQKGADQTGLTLGELEQMALSSNPTLAQAAAEIRAAEGRKLQSGLYPNPTVGYQGEQIRGGNQGGGEQGFFVSQDIVLGGKLGLSRRVFEQEKKQAEVEGEEQRLRVINSVRLFYSQALAAQEMVDLRRKLSQLAADAVNTSHQLGNVGQADQPDVLQAEVEGEQAELAVVAAEQKQLRVWRSLAATVGKPVMPLTQLAGNLEDLPEDNPDQWLQAILQDSPAVKIAELGVLRAEASLARAKREPIPDLQLRGGLQQNRELDATTNRPIGLQGFAEVGVQIPIFNRNQGNVQASRADIERAQREVERVQLVLRERAAALVQNYLTSRAMVEKYRNRMIPRAQKAYDLYVKSYGGMAAAYPQVLISQRTLFQLQTDYISALETLWGNSIALKGFLLTDGLEAPSRPGEMDQPVRELNVPSSTNSMQPQ from the coding sequence ATGAATAGATATTTTTCGCGGACGTCACGGTCCCTGGTTTTCGGGACTTTGCTGGCAGCGGTAACGTTCGGGTTCGGTCAAGACCAGTCGATGCCAAACATGCCGATGCCAAATGCAACGGTGGCGAGTCCGCCGCAGCAAAAGGGAGCCGACCAAACCGGACTCACCTTGGGCGAGTTGGAGCAAATGGCTCTGAGTAGCAATCCCACTCTGGCCCAGGCTGCGGCCGAGATTCGTGCCGCCGAAGGACGGAAACTGCAAAGCGGACTCTATCCCAATCCCACGGTTGGGTATCAGGGTGAACAAATCCGAGGCGGAAACCAAGGTGGAGGGGAACAGGGTTTCTTTGTAAGCCAAGACATCGTCCTCGGCGGGAAGCTCGGACTGAGTCGCCGCGTGTTCGAGCAGGAAAAGAAGCAAGCAGAAGTCGAGGGAGAAGAGCAACGGCTGCGGGTGATCAACAGCGTGCGTTTGTTTTATTCCCAGGCGCTGGCCGCTCAAGAGATGGTGGATCTACGTCGCAAGCTCAGCCAGTTGGCCGCAGACGCGGTGAATACTTCCCATCAGCTTGGCAACGTTGGACAGGCGGATCAACCCGACGTCCTGCAAGCCGAGGTCGAAGGGGAGCAAGCGGAACTGGCGGTGGTCGCGGCGGAGCAAAAGCAGCTACGGGTGTGGCGCTCCCTGGCGGCGACAGTCGGAAAGCCAGTGATGCCTCTGACACAGCTTGCCGGAAATCTCGAAGACTTACCCGAGGACAATCCCGACCAGTGGCTGCAGGCGATCTTGCAGGATAGTCCAGCTGTCAAGATCGCGGAGTTGGGCGTGCTCCGGGCAGAGGCATCGCTAGCTCGGGCGAAGCGTGAACCGATCCCTGATCTGCAACTTCGGGGCGGGCTTCAGCAAAACCGCGAACTGGACGCGACTACAAACCGGCCGATCGGTTTGCAGGGATTTGCGGAGGTCGGCGTGCAAATTCCCATTTTCAACCGTAACCAGGGCAATGTGCAGGCTTCCCGGGCCGACATCGAACGTGCCCAGCGCGAAGTGGAACGCGTCCAGTTGGTTCTGCGGGAACGTGCGGCAGCATTGGTTCAGAACTACCTGACATCACGCGCGATGGTGGAGAAATACCGAAATCGGATGATCCCGCGTGCTCAGAAAGCTTACGACCTCTACGTGAAGAGCTATGGCGGAATGGCAGCTGCCTATCCGCAGGTGCTGATCTCGCAGCGGACATTGTTCCAGCTTCAGACCGACTACATCTCGGCCCTGGAAACTCTTTGGGGGAATTCGATCGCACTGAAAGGCTTTCTCTTGACCGATGGTTTGGAGGCACCCAGCCGTCCGGGGGAAATGGATCAGCCGGTGCGCGAACTCAATGTGCCTTCGTCCACGAATTCCATGCAGCCGCAATAA
- a CDS encoding copper oxidase, translated as MKNRRDFLRNTFGLGAGLAAAPRLFAASTQASGKSMDMEHMDHARQGSGRIVSVETPDVPELPWRMAGGAKEFHLIAEPVKQELMPGKIANLWGYNGSAPGPTIQVNQGDRVRIIVDNHLPEPTSMHWHGFEIPIDMDGAPGSSQDPMPPGGRFVYEFTLHQAGTFFYHSHMAMQEMMGMIGTFIMHPKKIYDPPVDKDFAIILQEFAILPNNPIPNSMNMEFNWLTFNGKAGPATTPLIVRHNDRVRLRFINLGMDHHPIHLHGHTFVVTGTEGGRQPKTTWGPKNTVLVGVAEAADVEFIANNPGDWMIHCHLPHHMMNQMSSVVGPMTRGSNGMPAGLGMEEGMGILRGGHATSEDKGPSLGRGMGVGSTRDQTLGNAPLSAQKAEHSMDNMPGMQHEGMQMVAPEVAKDANSVPGFPQDAFMEGPAMAMDKMVEKPENYGLRPGWSGFMQGMMTFLRVLPPDMYDKVMALREQQKGKPESMPGMEHPHHG; from the coding sequence ATGAAGAACAGACGTGATTTCCTGAGAAACACTTTTGGCCTGGGTGCCGGTCTGGCAGCTGCACCTCGCCTGTTTGCAGCCTCTACGCAGGCGAGCGGAAAAAGCATGGATATGGAGCACATGGACCACGCTAGGCAGGGCAGCGGCCGGATCGTTTCCGTGGAGACGCCGGATGTTCCCGAACTTCCGTGGCGCATGGCCGGGGGGGCGAAAGAGTTTCACTTGATTGCCGAGCCTGTGAAGCAGGAACTGATGCCCGGAAAGATCGCAAACCTGTGGGGCTATAACGGCAGCGCTCCGGGACCCACCATTCAGGTGAACCAGGGTGATCGGGTGAGGATCATCGTGGACAACCATCTTCCTGAGCCCACCTCGATGCATTGGCACGGATTTGAGATTCCAATCGACATGGACGGCGCGCCGGGAAGTAGCCAGGATCCAATGCCCCCCGGCGGCCGTTTTGTTTATGAGTTCACTCTGCATCAGGCGGGAACTTTCTTTTATCACTCCCACATGGCGATGCAAGAAATGATGGGGATGATCGGGACCTTCATCATGCATCCCAAGAAGATTTACGATCCCCCGGTCGACAAAGATTTCGCGATCATCTTGCAAGAGTTCGCAATCCTCCCCAACAATCCCATTCCAAATTCCATGAACATGGAATTTAACTGGCTGACGTTCAACGGCAAGGCTGGTCCGGCCACCACTCCGCTGATTGTCCGGCACAACGATCGCGTTCGCCTTCGCTTCATCAACCTGGGAATGGACCATCATCCGATTCACCTGCACGGGCACACTTTCGTGGTAACCGGTACCGAAGGGGGACGACAGCCCAAGACCACTTGGGGTCCGAAGAACACCGTTCTCGTGGGAGTGGCCGAAGCCGCCGATGTCGAATTCATCGCCAATAACCCGGGCGACTGGATGATCCACTGCCACCTGCCCCACCACATGATGAACCAGATGTCGTCGGTGGTAGGCCCGATGACCCGAGGTAGCAACGGCATGCCCGCGGGCTTGGGCATGGAAGAGGGTATGGGCATTTTGCGCGGGGGACATGCCACTTCCGAGGACAAAGGTCCAAGTCTGGGTCGTGGAATGGGTGTGGGTTCCACGCGCGATCAGACGTTGGGTAACGCACCTCTCAGCGCGCAAAAGGCGGAGCACTCCATGGACAACATGCCGGGAATGCAACACGAAGGGATGCAGATGGTAGCGCCGGAAGTGGCGAAAGACGCTAACTCGGTTCCCGGATTTCCGCAGGATGCCTTCATGGAGGGGCCGGCAATGGCGATGGACAAGATGGTGGAGAAACCGGAGAACTACGGGCTTCGGCCCGGCTGGAGCGGATTCATGCAAGGGATGATGACCTTTTTGCGAGTGCTGCCGCCTGACATGTACGACAAGGTGATGGCGTTGCGCGAGCAGCAGAAGGGCAAGCCCGAGTCCATGCCCGGCATGGAGCACCCGCACCACGGATAA
- a CDS encoding MFS transporter has protein sequence MIGLGITVPVLPFYVERLALAEGVSRQSVVMHVGFLTGVYAVGQLIFAPVWGRLSDRTGRRPLILIGIAGYVIAQVLFGLATSLWLLYAARILGGILSSATLPVSGAYVADMTTDEERGRGMAWLGTAVSLGFVVGPALGGILSRRNLHFTARYGHFMIDSFSVPFFAAAFLGVLTLFAAMRWLPESLPAHRPRVGGEETKTDWRGLARSLGALLGLALAVQFGLAIFEGTFALYAQAKFNYGPTEVGAVFVVCGLVMTVFQIGAVGLLAGRIREIYQIGAGFGLMGTSLTLLVMVRARFFVFAFVGLLALGTAFVSPNLAALISKRGGNSRVGTALGLQNAANSLGQASGPILGGALFAWQMNAPYLLTAALLAVVALAIAWKAWDGRRPPNLSNHARTSHA, from the coding sequence ATGATCGGCCTGGGCATTACGGTGCCAGTACTGCCGTTCTACGTCGAGCGTCTCGCACTGGCAGAAGGTGTATCGCGCCAGTCGGTGGTGATGCACGTCGGCTTTTTGACTGGCGTGTACGCGGTGGGGCAACTCATCTTCGCGCCCGTATGGGGGCGCTTGTCAGATCGAACGGGAAGGAGACCGCTCATCTTGATCGGCATTGCGGGCTACGTCATCGCGCAGGTCCTTTTCGGCCTGGCCACATCGCTCTGGCTGCTCTACGCGGCACGCATTCTCGGTGGCATCTTGTCTTCGGCGACGCTGCCGGTCTCGGGAGCTTACGTTGCCGACATGACGACGGATGAGGAGCGCGGTCGAGGGATGGCGTGGTTGGGCACGGCGGTGAGTCTCGGCTTCGTCGTCGGTCCGGCGCTCGGCGGAATATTGTCTCGCAGAAACCTGCATTTCACCGCGCGCTACGGGCACTTCATGATTGATAGTTTCTCGGTCCCGTTCTTCGCGGCGGCCTTCCTGGGCGTGCTCACGCTTTTTGCGGCGATGCGGTGGCTGCCGGAGTCGCTGCCCGCACATCGGCCGCGAGTCGGGGGCGAAGAGACGAAGACGGACTGGCGAGGCCTAGCACGAAGTCTCGGTGCGCTCCTCGGTCTGGCGCTCGCCGTACAATTCGGGCTTGCGATCTTTGAAGGGACATTCGCGCTTTATGCGCAGGCGAAATTCAACTACGGTCCCACTGAAGTGGGGGCCGTGTTCGTGGTATGTGGATTGGTGATGACCGTTTTTCAAATCGGGGCGGTCGGTTTGCTAGCAGGACGTATCCGCGAGATTTACCAGATCGGAGCGGGCTTCGGCTTGATGGGAACTAGTCTTACGCTTCTGGTAATGGTACGCGCAAGGTTCTTTGTCTTTGCCTTTGTTGGGCTGCTCGCTTTGGGAACGGCGTTTGTTTCTCCGAACCTCGCGGCTTTGATCTCGAAGCGCGGGGGAAACAGCCGGGTAGGTACTGCGCTCGGCCTTCAAAATGCGGCCAACAGTCTCGGTCAGGCCAGCGGCCCCATATTGGGAGGCGCGCTGTTCGCCTGGCAGATGAACGCTCCATACCTTCTGACGGCGGCATTGTTGGCTGTGGTCGCCTTAGCCATCGCTTGGAAGGCATGGGATGGCAGGAGGCCACCGAATTTGTCCAATCATGCCCGGACTAGCCATGCTTAA
- a CDS encoding glycosidase: protein MSELTLQRLGIVMEPEPGNPMEVEGVLNPASARGRDGQLYLFPRWVARGNYSRIGIARVRFNEAGDPVGVERLGIALEPEADYELRADGGGCEDPRITFIEPLQRYVMTYTAFSSRGPRIALAVSEDLFHWERLGLVTFQPYEGVDFNDVANKDASFFPVAIPDPDGQPAMALIHRPLFPGTGPDEKLHSRGPRVVDILLESIWISYNSLIKECCENQLCRHLCHFDSHHRLAAPVSPWERLKIGGGTPPVLTRHGWLIFYHGVSEMAAPNNERQLRYSGGVMVLSEKHPSFIRYRSPEPVLTPELPQERQGTIANVVFPTAIDRRDDIDSPNRFDIYYGMADNRIGVARLDLPERLPPGILADPPEAKVYAKPG, encoded by the coding sequence ATGAGTGAACTCACGCTGCAGCGCCTGGGAATAGTGATGGAGCCGGAGCCGGGCAATCCGATGGAGGTGGAAGGCGTGTTGAATCCGGCATCGGCGCGTGGTCGCGATGGGCAGCTCTATCTCTTTCCCCGGTGGGTGGCGCGGGGCAATTACTCGCGGATTGGCATCGCGCGCGTGCGCTTCAACGAGGCCGGTGATCCGGTGGGAGTCGAGCGACTCGGTATCGCGCTGGAGCCAGAAGCTGATTACGAATTACGGGCCGATGGCGGAGGTTGCGAGGATCCGCGCATCACTTTCATCGAGCCGCTCCAGCGGTATGTGATGACCTACACGGCGTTTTCATCACGGGGACCACGTATTGCGCTGGCCGTCTCGGAAGATCTGTTTCACTGGGAACGGTTGGGGCTGGTGACCTTCCAGCCGTATGAGGGTGTGGATTTCAACGATGTCGCCAACAAAGATGCATCGTTCTTTCCCGTCGCCATCCCCGATCCAGACGGACAACCTGCCATGGCGCTCATCCATCGTCCGCTCTTCCCAGGCACCGGGCCGGACGAAAAACTTCATAGCCGCGGTCCTCGCGTGGTGGATATCCTTCTGGAGAGCATCTGGATATCCTATAACTCTCTGATCAAGGAATGCTGCGAGAATCAGCTCTGTCGTCACCTCTGCCATTTCGATTCGCACCACCGGCTGGCCGCTCCTGTGTCGCCCTGGGAGCGGCTCAAGATCGGCGGTGGCACGCCGCCTGTCCTGACCCGGCACGGCTGGCTAATCTTTTACCATGGCGTGAGCGAAATGGCGGCGCCAAACAACGAACGCCAGTTGCGATACTCGGGAGGGGTGATGGTGCTCTCGGAGAAACATCCGAGCTTTATCCGTTATCGTTCCCCGGAGCCAGTGTTAACACCTGAGTTACCGCAGGAGCGACAAGGGACCATCGCCAACGTGGTGTTTCCCACCGCCATCGACCGGCGCGACGATATCGACTCACCCAATCGCTTCGACATTTATTACGGTATGGCGGACAACCGGATCGGTGTGGCACGGCTTGACCTGCCGGAACGCCTGCCCCCAGGAATACTCGCCGACCCTCCGGAAGCTAAGGTCTATGCGAAGCCCGGATGA
- a CDS encoding DUF2933 domain-containing protein, with translation MAWVTANWFWVLIFIAFIAMHMFGHGGHSRHSGDNRQRSEDEKDEAQGRVVNTSSGGHQH, from the coding sequence ATGGCATGGGTTACGGCAAACTGGTTCTGGGTGTTGATCTTCATCGCCTTTATCGCGATGCACATGTTCGGGCACGGTGGGCATAGTCGCCATAGTGGAGATAATCGTCAACGAAGCGAGGATGAAAAAGACGAAGCGCAAGGTCGCGTCGTGAACACGAGTTCAGGCGGGCATCAGCACTGA